One Oryza glaberrima chromosome 11, OglaRS2, whole genome shotgun sequence genomic region harbors:
- the LOC127754334 gene encoding uncharacterized protein LOC127754334 isoform X1: MALAGFFDLSILPDDSKSTTTNTSIVARALDLGYSAVALDHPHRGLLADSHAPIASSLLLPPSASLHHRRHPFLQYTRITLSLDSAAACTSALAPSAARLLRTYDIVAARPLTQAAFDHLCQATFDHLDIVSIDFSHKLPFRLKLPMLKLALQRGLHLEIAYSPLIADAASRRQAVAEAKLLVEWTKGKNLIISSAAHTASEIRGPYDAINLSSYLLGLSTQRAKAALSGNCRSLISKALRKKHFYKKTIRIDRLLPNKQLNSANFKLADWIGWDPMPHEVDLLSLDVNPEPSSDKYELLSYKGEPQSLDINPEPSANKDELLYLPINALTEASSHVPYDGDESLFVEQQEQLSHGNEILFPVETQEGPVQVSRGESLMTCVLSTLPASCEQHSVATNLDNPGNNETVMAHDVQTAAVSSFDLKGIEKHVESLHDAMELDGTESSKMNLIADFTAPLSSDDSLVCYAIPCSMELSDTSVVNKCPHQSTGFPDYAKACTECDSGLTSCERVDRISQDHDILSGSSIYSKNKDLYSYSDISVFSETHKDFAEPLELPPCGKDDEAPPDLAAQLHCNSCKDVMMPPQVISDEVEPVDRGATILVEHTPCGPETALTAFLYDKGSIDTTSKTDELAKQNSNSLEGDVAKIHEQLLNYSYASGEVEISLTRSEKRTKKLRSQHPIYVPFLGFLKSVSFKKKASKGWSSSSSSSSSLRRVLSTGGGLVEEERRERIDKYRSKRNQRNFDKKITYACRKTLADSRPRVKGRFARNSSDDAAAAAAAQVEVSPATNNNVPEWWPAVQEALARQEQEAAGLHLCDTADDDLLAAYLGVSSIDLYSPRGH, translated from the exons ATGGCGCTTGCCGGCTTCTTCGACCTCAGCATCCTCCCCGACGACTCCAAATCTACCACCACCAACACTAGCATAGTCGCCCGTGCCCTTGACCTCGGCTACTCCGCCGTCGCGCTCGATCACCCTCACCGTGGCCTCCTCGCTGACTCCCATGCACCCATTGCCTCCTCTCTCCTGCTGCCGCCCTCTGCctccctccaccaccgccgacaTCCCTTCCTACAGTACACGCGCATCACCCTCTCcctcgactccgccgccgcctgcacctCTGCCCTagccccctccgccgcccgcctccttcGCACCTATGACATCGTTGCCGCGCGGCCGCTCACCCAAGCCGCCTTCGACCACCTCTGTCAGGCCACATTTGACCACCTTGATATCGTCTCCATCGACTTCTCCCACAAGCTGCCCTTTCGCCTCAAGCTCCCCATGCTCAAGCTTGCGCTGCAGAGGGGCCTGCACTTGGAGATCGCCTATTCTCCCCTAATCGCCGATGCTGCTTCAAGGAGACAGGCCGTAGCCGAAGCCAAG CTCTTGGTGGAGTGGACTAAAGGAAAGAATCTCATCATCTCAAGTGCTGCTCACACTGCTTCTGAAATTAGAGGACCCTATGATGCCATAAATTTATCTTCTTATTTGCTTGGCCTTTCTACCCAACGAGCCAAAGCTGCTCTATCCGGCAACTGCAG GTCACtgatttccaaggctctgaggAAAAAGCACTTCTACAAGAAAACCATTAGAATCGACAGGCTGTTACCAAATAAGCAGTTGAATTCAGCAAACTTCAAGCTTGCTGACTGGATTGGTTGGGATCCTATGCCTCATGAAGTAGATCTGCTATCTTTGGACGTTAATCCAGAACCTTCTTCCGACAAATATGAATTGCTATCTTACAAAGGAGAACCGCAATCTCTTGATATAAATCCAGAACCTTCTGCCAATAAAGATGAACTACTGTATTTACCCATAAATGCTCTCACCGAAGCATCAAGTCATGTACCTTATGATGGTGATGAGTCCCTCTTTGTCGAGCAGCAAGAGCAGTTAAGCCATGGCAACGAAATCCTATTCCCAGTTGAAACTCAAGAAGGGCCTGTGCAAGTTAGCAGAGGTGAAAGTCTTATGACTTGTGTATTGTCTACCTTGCCGGCATCTTGTGAGCAGCATAGTGTTGCTACCAATTTGGATAATCCTGGAAACAATGAAACTGTTATGGCTCATGATGTGCAGACTGCTGCTGTCTCTTCCTTTGATCTGAAAGGCATTGAGAAACATGTTGAATCTCTGCATGATGCTATGGAACTAGATGGTACAGAGTCAAGTAAAATGAACCTCATTGCAGATTTTACCGCTCCCTTATCTTCTGATGATAGCTTGGTGTGTTATGCTATTCCATGTAGTATGGAACTTTCTGACACGAGTGTCGTGAATAAGTGCCCTCACCAGTCTACTGGCTTCCCAGATTATGCTAAAGCTTGTACAGAATGTGACTCTGGGTTGACCTCCTGTGAGAGGGTTGATAGGATATCACAGGATCATGACATTCTTTCTGGTTCCAGTATTTACTCTAAGAATAAGGACCTCTACTCTTACAGTGACATCTCAGTTTTTTCTGAGACTCACAAAGATTTTGCAGAACCGCTAGAGTTGCCTCCATGTGGGAAAGATGATGAGGCGCCACCAGATCTTGCAGCTCAATTGCACTGTAATTCATGCAAGGATGTTATGATGCCACCGCAAGTTATAAGCGATGAAGTAGAGCCAGTTGACAGAGGAGCAACTATTTTAGTGGAACATACTCCCTGTGGTCCAGAGACTGCCTTGACTGCTTTTCTTTATGATAAAGGATCCATTGATACAACCAGTAAAACTGATGAGTTGGCAAAGCAAAACTCAAACTCTCTGGAGGGAGATGTTGCTAAAATACATGAACAACTACTAAACTATTCTTATGCTAGTGGTGAGGTGGAGATATCCCTAACTAGATCAG AAAAGCGAACCAAAAAATTAAGGTCGCAACATCCGATTTATGTTCCTTTCTTGGGCTTCCTCAAGTCTGTGTCCTTTAAGAAGAAAGCATCCAAG GGCTGGAGCTCATCAtcatcttcgtcgtcgtcgctccgcCGGGTGTTGAGCACCGGAGGAGGcctggtggaggaggagcggcgggagcgCATTGACAAGTACCGGAGCAAGCGCAATCAACGCAATTTCGACAAGAAGATCACC TACGCTTGCCGGAAGACGCTCGCGGACAGCCGGCCGAGGGTGAAGGGCCGCTTCGCCCGTAACTCCTCCGacgacgctgctgctgctgctgcagctcaAGTCGAggtgtcgccggcgacgaatAATAATGTGCCGGAGTGGTGGCCGGCAGTGCAGGAGGCGCTGGCCAGgcaggagcaggaggcggctgGCCTCCATCTCTGCGACACCGCCGACGATGACCTGCTGGCCGCCTACCTCGGCGTCTCCTCCATCGATCTCTACTCACCCCGCGGCCACTGA
- the LOC127754334 gene encoding uncharacterized protein LOC127754334 isoform X3, giving the protein MALAGFFDLSILPDDSKSTTTNTSIVARALDLGYSAVALDHPHRGLLADSHAPIASSLLLPPSASLHHRRHPFLQYTRITLSLDSAAACTSALAPSAARLLRTYDIVAARPLTQAAFDHLCQATFDHLDIVSIDFSHKLPFRLKLPMLKLALQRGLHLEIAYSPLIADAASRRQAVAEAKLLVEWTKGKNLIISSAAHTASEIRGPYDAINLSSYLLGLSTQRAKAALSGNCRSLISKALRKKHFYKKTIRIDRLLPNKQLNSANFKLADWIGWDPMPHEVDLLSLDVNPEPSSDKYELLSYKGEPQSLDINPEPSANKDELLYLPINALTEASSHVPYDGDESLFVEQQEQLSHGNEILFPVETQEGPVQVSRGESLMTCVLSTLPASCEQHSVATNLDNPGNNETVMAHDVQTAAVSSFDLKGIEKHVESLHDAMELDGTESSKMNLIADFTAPLSSDDSLVCYAIPCSMELSDTSVVNKCPHQSTGFPDYAKACTECDSGLTSCERVDRISQDHDILSGSSIYSKNKDLYSYSDISVFSETHKDFAEPLELPPCGKDDEAPPDLAAQLHCNSCKDVMMPPQVISDEVEPVDRGATILVEHTPCGPETALTAFLYDKGSIDTTSKTDELAKQNSNSLEGDVAKIHEQLLNYSYASGEVEISLTRSEKRTKKLRSQHPIYVPFLGFLKSVSFKKKASKVTSKRKS; this is encoded by the exons ATGGCGCTTGCCGGCTTCTTCGACCTCAGCATCCTCCCCGACGACTCCAAATCTACCACCACCAACACTAGCATAGTCGCCCGTGCCCTTGACCTCGGCTACTCCGCCGTCGCGCTCGATCACCCTCACCGTGGCCTCCTCGCTGACTCCCATGCACCCATTGCCTCCTCTCTCCTGCTGCCGCCCTCTGCctccctccaccaccgccgacaTCCCTTCCTACAGTACACGCGCATCACCCTCTCcctcgactccgccgccgcctgcacctCTGCCCTagccccctccgccgcccgcctccttcGCACCTATGACATCGTTGCCGCGCGGCCGCTCACCCAAGCCGCCTTCGACCACCTCTGTCAGGCCACATTTGACCACCTTGATATCGTCTCCATCGACTTCTCCCACAAGCTGCCCTTTCGCCTCAAGCTCCCCATGCTCAAGCTTGCGCTGCAGAGGGGCCTGCACTTGGAGATCGCCTATTCTCCCCTAATCGCCGATGCTGCTTCAAGGAGACAGGCCGTAGCCGAAGCCAAG CTCTTGGTGGAGTGGACTAAAGGAAAGAATCTCATCATCTCAAGTGCTGCTCACACTGCTTCTGAAATTAGAGGACCCTATGATGCCATAAATTTATCTTCTTATTTGCTTGGCCTTTCTACCCAACGAGCCAAAGCTGCTCTATCCGGCAACTGCAG GTCACtgatttccaaggctctgaggAAAAAGCACTTCTACAAGAAAACCATTAGAATCGACAGGCTGTTACCAAATAAGCAGTTGAATTCAGCAAACTTCAAGCTTGCTGACTGGATTGGTTGGGATCCTATGCCTCATGAAGTAGATCTGCTATCTTTGGACGTTAATCCAGAACCTTCTTCCGACAAATATGAATTGCTATCTTACAAAGGAGAACCGCAATCTCTTGATATAAATCCAGAACCTTCTGCCAATAAAGATGAACTACTGTATTTACCCATAAATGCTCTCACCGAAGCATCAAGTCATGTACCTTATGATGGTGATGAGTCCCTCTTTGTCGAGCAGCAAGAGCAGTTAAGCCATGGCAACGAAATCCTATTCCCAGTTGAAACTCAAGAAGGGCCTGTGCAAGTTAGCAGAGGTGAAAGTCTTATGACTTGTGTATTGTCTACCTTGCCGGCATCTTGTGAGCAGCATAGTGTTGCTACCAATTTGGATAATCCTGGAAACAATGAAACTGTTATGGCTCATGATGTGCAGACTGCTGCTGTCTCTTCCTTTGATCTGAAAGGCATTGAGAAACATGTTGAATCTCTGCATGATGCTATGGAACTAGATGGTACAGAGTCAAGTAAAATGAACCTCATTGCAGATTTTACCGCTCCCTTATCTTCTGATGATAGCTTGGTGTGTTATGCTATTCCATGTAGTATGGAACTTTCTGACACGAGTGTCGTGAATAAGTGCCCTCACCAGTCTACTGGCTTCCCAGATTATGCTAAAGCTTGTACAGAATGTGACTCTGGGTTGACCTCCTGTGAGAGGGTTGATAGGATATCACAGGATCATGACATTCTTTCTGGTTCCAGTATTTACTCTAAGAATAAGGACCTCTACTCTTACAGTGACATCTCAGTTTTTTCTGAGACTCACAAAGATTTTGCAGAACCGCTAGAGTTGCCTCCATGTGGGAAAGATGATGAGGCGCCACCAGATCTTGCAGCTCAATTGCACTGTAATTCATGCAAGGATGTTATGATGCCACCGCAAGTTATAAGCGATGAAGTAGAGCCAGTTGACAGAGGAGCAACTATTTTAGTGGAACATACTCCCTGTGGTCCAGAGACTGCCTTGACTGCTTTTCTTTATGATAAAGGATCCATTGATACAACCAGTAAAACTGATGAGTTGGCAAAGCAAAACTCAAACTCTCTGGAGGGAGATGTTGCTAAAATACATGAACAACTACTAAACTATTCTTATGCTAGTGGTGAGGTGGAGATATCCCTAACTAGATCAG AAAAGCGAACCAAAAAATTAAGGTCGCAACATCCGATTTATGTTCCTTTCTTGGGCTTCCTCAAGTCTGTGTCCTTTAAGAAGAAAGCATCCAAG GTTACATCCAAAAGGAAATCATAG
- the LOC127755450 gene encoding exocyst complex component EXO70B1-like, whose product MMSRLIGDMQRHRRTLSTTVVEETVAAAATLVSKWHPDDHHSSLFLHDHASSPEADHFLHAAADLHRAMLFFASDPTNAHNGHGLVQAHHLLDTAMRRLQLELPRLLLAPPPAGSRDRLRALADTMMSAGYGKECISTFKEQRRAALAATLRRQHTVVQVPFHKLTWEQVDNIQSWLAAARIAFSSVFPAEKELCDTVFAGDASVGDAVFEDVANNQAANLLAVAEAAVARARRAPERLFRVLDVHDALTEILPEIMSVFGDRSEVAKRACSALFKAGEAARGALANLEVAIEKEPSKATVAGGGVHPLTRYVMNYLVFLADYEGALDRINQQQGSPERSWSIGWLVQVLMRKIEAKAGSYREAALRHLFMANNTHYVARKLAIIPSLGDDDGEAQDAARRHVEAYVRAAWGKVLKAIAAADGVEVEEAVMQAVAKQEKWVAADEEMGQVLRAAATAAVVPKYRMLYRRHGATLRLTPGDVNAIIAALFGGIIATPSSC is encoded by the coding sequence ATGATGAGTCGATTGATCGGCGATatgcagcgccaccgccgcacgcTGTCCACCACCGTCGTCGAGGAAACCGTCGCCGCTGCGGCCACGCTGGTTTCCAAGTGGCATCCTGATGACCAccactcctctctcttcctccatgACCATGCCTCCTCCCCGGAGGCCGACCActtcctccacgccgccgccgacctccaccGAGCCATGCTCTTCTTCGCCTCCGACCCTACCAACGCCCACAACGGCCACGGCCTCGTCCAGGCCCATCATCTCCTCGACACGGCCATGCGGAGGCTTCAGCTCGAGCTCCCACGACTCCTCCTCGCACCACCACCTGCAGGCAGTCGGGACCGCCTCCGTGCGCTCGCCGACACCATGATGTCCGCCGGCTATGGCAAGGAGTGCATCTCCACCTTCAAGGAGCAACGCCGCGCAGCGCTGGCCGCCACGCTCCGCCGCCAACATACCGTGGTGCAGGTGCCGTTCCACAAGCTTACCTGGGAGCAGGTCGACAACATACAGTCCTGGCTCGCCGCGGCACGAATCGCCTTCTCGTCCGTCTTCCCTGCGGAGAAGGAGCTCTGCGACACCGTATTCGCCGGTGACGCCTCCGTCGGCGACGCGGTGTTCGAGGACGTGGCCAACAACCAGGCAGCAAATCTCCTCGCCGTCGCTGAGGCCGCGGTGGCGcgagcgcgccgcgcgccggagCGGCTGTTCCGTGTGCTGGACGTGCACGACGCTCTCACCGAGATCCTGCCCGAAATCATGTCGGTGTTCGGTGACAGGTCAGAGGTGGCGAAGCGCGCCTGCTCTGCTCTGTTCAAAGCCGGTGAGGCGGCGCGGGGAGCGCTGGCCAACTTGGAGGTGGCCATCGAGAAGGAGCCGTCCAAGgccacggtggccggcggcggagtgcACCCGCTGACGCGCTACGTGATGAATTACCTCGTCTTCCTGGCCGACTACGAGGGCGCCCTTGACCGCATAAACCAGCAACAGGGATCGCCGGAGAGGTCGTGGTCCATCGGTTGGTTGGTGCAGGTCCTGATGCGCAAAATCGAGGCCAAGGCGGGGAGCTACCGAGAGGCGGCGCTCAGGCACCTCTTCATGGCGAACAACACGCACTACGTGGCCAGGAAATTGGCCATAATCCCATCTCtcggggacgacgacggtgaAGCCCAAgatgcggcgcggcggcacgtgGAGGCGTACGTGCGCGCGGCGTGGGGCAAGGTGCTCAAGGCaatcgcggcggcggacggcgtggaggtggaggaggctgTGATGCAGGCGGTGGCGAAGCAGGAGAAGTGGGTGGCGGCAGACGAGGAGATGGGTCAGGtgctgagggcggcggcgacagcggcggtggtACCCAAGTACAGGATGTTGTACCGCCGGCACGGGGCAACGCTGCGGCTGACGCCGGGGGACGTCAACGCCATCATCGCCGCACTCTTCGGCGGGATTATTGCAACGCCTAGCTCATGCTGA
- the LOC127754334 gene encoding uncharacterized protein LOC127754334 isoform X2, which produces MALAGFFDLSILPDDSKSTTTNTSIVARALDLGYSAVALDHPHRGLLADSHAPIASSLLLPPSASLHHRRHPFLQYTRITLSLDSAAACTSALAPSAARLLRTYDIVAARPLTQAAFDHLCQATFDHLDIVSIDFSHKLPFRLKLPMLKLALQRGLHLEIAYSPLIADAASRRQAVAEAKLLVEWTKGKNLIISSAAHTASEIRGPYDAINLSSYLLGLSTQRAKAALSGNCRSLISKALRKKHFYKKTIRIDRLLPNKQLNSANFKLADWIGWDPMPHEVDLLSLDVNPEPSSDKYELLSYKGEPQSLDINPEPSANKDELLYLPINALTEASSHVPYDGDESLFVEQQEQLSHGNEILFPVETQEGPVQVSRGESLMTCVLSTLPASCEQHSVATNLDNPGNNETVMAHDVQTAAVSSFDLKGIEKHVESLHDAMELDGTESSKMNLIADFTAPLSSDDSLVCYAIPCSMELSDTSVVNKCPHQSTGFPDYAKACTECDSGLTSCERVDRISQDHDILSGSSIYSKNKDLYSYSDISVFSETHKDFAEPLELPPCGKDDEAPPDLAAQLHCNSCKDVMMPPQVISDEVEPVDRGATILVEHTPCGPETALTAFLYDKGSIDTTSKTDELAKQNSNSLEGDVAKIHEQLLNYSYASGEVEISLTRSEKRTKKLRSQHPIYVPFLGFLKSVSFKKKASKVWFFEDTAKHEFLVCYQCDMNNEKQELVLDFFLYCIDRDIVA; this is translated from the exons ATGGCGCTTGCCGGCTTCTTCGACCTCAGCATCCTCCCCGACGACTCCAAATCTACCACCACCAACACTAGCATAGTCGCCCGTGCCCTTGACCTCGGCTACTCCGCCGTCGCGCTCGATCACCCTCACCGTGGCCTCCTCGCTGACTCCCATGCACCCATTGCCTCCTCTCTCCTGCTGCCGCCCTCTGCctccctccaccaccgccgacaTCCCTTCCTACAGTACACGCGCATCACCCTCTCcctcgactccgccgccgcctgcacctCTGCCCTagccccctccgccgcccgcctccttcGCACCTATGACATCGTTGCCGCGCGGCCGCTCACCCAAGCCGCCTTCGACCACCTCTGTCAGGCCACATTTGACCACCTTGATATCGTCTCCATCGACTTCTCCCACAAGCTGCCCTTTCGCCTCAAGCTCCCCATGCTCAAGCTTGCGCTGCAGAGGGGCCTGCACTTGGAGATCGCCTATTCTCCCCTAATCGCCGATGCTGCTTCAAGGAGACAGGCCGTAGCCGAAGCCAAG CTCTTGGTGGAGTGGACTAAAGGAAAGAATCTCATCATCTCAAGTGCTGCTCACACTGCTTCTGAAATTAGAGGACCCTATGATGCCATAAATTTATCTTCTTATTTGCTTGGCCTTTCTACCCAACGAGCCAAAGCTGCTCTATCCGGCAACTGCAG GTCACtgatttccaaggctctgaggAAAAAGCACTTCTACAAGAAAACCATTAGAATCGACAGGCTGTTACCAAATAAGCAGTTGAATTCAGCAAACTTCAAGCTTGCTGACTGGATTGGTTGGGATCCTATGCCTCATGAAGTAGATCTGCTATCTTTGGACGTTAATCCAGAACCTTCTTCCGACAAATATGAATTGCTATCTTACAAAGGAGAACCGCAATCTCTTGATATAAATCCAGAACCTTCTGCCAATAAAGATGAACTACTGTATTTACCCATAAATGCTCTCACCGAAGCATCAAGTCATGTACCTTATGATGGTGATGAGTCCCTCTTTGTCGAGCAGCAAGAGCAGTTAAGCCATGGCAACGAAATCCTATTCCCAGTTGAAACTCAAGAAGGGCCTGTGCAAGTTAGCAGAGGTGAAAGTCTTATGACTTGTGTATTGTCTACCTTGCCGGCATCTTGTGAGCAGCATAGTGTTGCTACCAATTTGGATAATCCTGGAAACAATGAAACTGTTATGGCTCATGATGTGCAGACTGCTGCTGTCTCTTCCTTTGATCTGAAAGGCATTGAGAAACATGTTGAATCTCTGCATGATGCTATGGAACTAGATGGTACAGAGTCAAGTAAAATGAACCTCATTGCAGATTTTACCGCTCCCTTATCTTCTGATGATAGCTTGGTGTGTTATGCTATTCCATGTAGTATGGAACTTTCTGACACGAGTGTCGTGAATAAGTGCCCTCACCAGTCTACTGGCTTCCCAGATTATGCTAAAGCTTGTACAGAATGTGACTCTGGGTTGACCTCCTGTGAGAGGGTTGATAGGATATCACAGGATCATGACATTCTTTCTGGTTCCAGTATTTACTCTAAGAATAAGGACCTCTACTCTTACAGTGACATCTCAGTTTTTTCTGAGACTCACAAAGATTTTGCAGAACCGCTAGAGTTGCCTCCATGTGGGAAAGATGATGAGGCGCCACCAGATCTTGCAGCTCAATTGCACTGTAATTCATGCAAGGATGTTATGATGCCACCGCAAGTTATAAGCGATGAAGTAGAGCCAGTTGACAGAGGAGCAACTATTTTAGTGGAACATACTCCCTGTGGTCCAGAGACTGCCTTGACTGCTTTTCTTTATGATAAAGGATCCATTGATACAACCAGTAAAACTGATGAGTTGGCAAAGCAAAACTCAAACTCTCTGGAGGGAGATGTTGCTAAAATACATGAACAACTACTAAACTATTCTTATGCTAGTGGTGAGGTGGAGATATCCCTAACTAGATCAG AAAAGCGAACCAAAAAATTAAGGTCGCAACATCCGATTTATGTTCCTTTCTTGGGCTTCCTCAAGTCTGTGTCCTTTAAGAAGAAAGCATCCAAG GTATGGTTTTTTGAGGATACCGCTAAACACGAATTCCTTGTCTGTTATCAGTGTGATATGAATAATGAAAAACAAGAGTTGGTACTTGACTTCTTTTTATATTGTATTGATAGAGATATTGTTGCTTGA